A part of Acidisarcina sp. genomic DNA contains:
- a CDS encoding NAD(P)-dependent alcohol dehydrogenase, with protein MYNAKAYSTASATSPLASTVIARRDLTERDVQIEILFCGVCHSDLHYARNEWSDVMPTVYPCVPGHEIVGRVTKVGSAVTKFKAGDLAGVGCLVGSDGTCPECKAGLEQFCPNQVLTYGSPDKHLGGVTYGGYSDSIVVDEHFVLSIPSNLNLGAAAPLLCAGITTYSPMRHWGVTKGQKVGIIGLGGLGHMGVKFAHALGAHTVVFTTSPSKVEDALRLGADEVVLSRDANQMQKHAGSFNFILDAVSADHDINAYINLLARDGNMTLVGAPDKPLSLKSFGLIMGRRSVSGSPIGGLAETQEMLDFCGAHSITSDVEMIAIQQINEAYKRLLKSDVKYRFSIDMASLKSE; from the coding sequence ATGTACAACGCGAAAGCATATTCGACTGCTAGTGCGACTTCGCCGCTTGCCTCTACTGTGATCGCGCGGCGCGATCTAACCGAACGCGATGTCCAGATCGAGATTCTGTTCTGCGGAGTTTGCCACTCCGATCTCCACTACGCCCGGAATGAGTGGAGCGATGTCATGCCTACGGTCTATCCGTGCGTTCCCGGGCATGAGATCGTCGGACGCGTCACCAAGGTCGGTTCTGCGGTGACCAAATTCAAGGCTGGCGATCTGGCCGGTGTGGGCTGTCTGGTCGGCTCCGATGGAACCTGTCCCGAATGCAAAGCCGGCCTGGAGCAGTTCTGTCCCAATCAGGTGCTCACCTACGGCTCTCCCGATAAGCATCTCGGCGGCGTTACCTATGGCGGCTACTCCGACAGCATCGTCGTGGATGAGCACTTCGTCCTGAGTATTCCTTCCAATCTCAATCTCGGCGCAGCAGCGCCTCTGCTGTGCGCGGGAATTACGACCTACTCGCCGATGCGCCACTGGGGTGTCACAAAAGGCCAGAAGGTCGGCATCATCGGTCTAGGCGGATTGGGTCACATGGGAGTGAAGTTTGCTCATGCGCTGGGAGCCCACACGGTTGTCTTCACCACGTCGCCCAGCAAGGTGGAAGATGCGCTGCGCCTCGGTGCGGATGAGGTTGTTCTCTCGCGGGATGCCAACCAAATGCAGAAGCATGCGGGCAGCTTCAACTTCATCCTCGATGCGGTTTCCGCTGACCACGACATCAACGCATACATCAACCTGCTTGCCCGCGATGGCAACATGACGCTGGTTGGCGCGCCGGATAAGCCTCTAAGCTTAAAATCCTTTGGATTGATCATGGGCCGTCGCAGTGTCTCCGGCTCGCCCATCGGTGGTCTTGCCGAAACCCAGGAGATGCTGGACTTCTGCGGCGCGCATAGCATCACATCCGACGTAGAGATGATCGCTATCCAGCAGATCAATGAGGCATACAAGCGGTTGCTCAAGTCCGATGTGAAGTATCGCTTCTCGATTGATATGGCTTCTCTCAAATCTGAGTAA
- the hemL gene encoding glutamate-1-semialdehyde 2,1-aminomutase, with protein sequence MSRHMSVSSQMQQRAERVLPGGVDSPVRAFRAVGGAPPFLLRAEGQYLWDADGNRYLDYFGSWGPMILGHAFPPVVRAIQHAAALGASFGASTPTEADLAERVIRACPSIEKLRFVSSGTEATMSAIRLARAFTNRKYIVKFEGCYHGHADGLLVKAGSGVATFGIPGSAGVPEETAHFTLALPFNDIEAVEEAFAKHAGEIACVIVEPVVGNMGCVPAKTGYLQFLREITARTGALLIFDEVMTGFRVAFGGAQALYDITPDLTTLGKIIGGGLPCGAFGGRAEIMNLLAPLGPVYQAGTLSGNPLAMAAGIATLEYLEAHEAEIYARLEAASAAVVDGVAAEAKKSGLAVTANRVGAMFTWFFTPGPVTDFATAAASDTAIFGRFHRAMLDAGVWLPPSQFEAAFLGTAHTDADIAFTIEAAREAFKVVREG encoded by the coding sequence ATGTCCAGACATATGTCAGTTTCCAGCCAGATGCAGCAGCGTGCCGAGCGGGTTCTACCTGGCGGCGTCGATTCCCCGGTTCGCGCCTTTCGTGCCGTCGGGGGAGCCCCCCCGTTTCTGCTGCGGGCGGAAGGCCAGTATCTATGGGATGCGGACGGAAATCGCTACCTGGACTACTTCGGCTCGTGGGGCCCCATGATTCTGGGTCACGCATTTCCGCCGGTGGTTCGAGCCATCCAGCACGCAGCGGCTCTTGGGGCCAGCTTTGGGGCGTCCACTCCGACGGAAGCGGACCTGGCCGAGCGCGTGATCCGGGCCTGCCCCTCCATCGAGAAGCTGCGCTTCGTCAGCTCCGGGACGGAGGCCACGATGTCGGCGATCCGTCTGGCGCGTGCCTTTACGAATCGCAAGTACATCGTGAAGTTTGAGGGCTGCTACCACGGCCATGCGGATGGGCTGCTGGTGAAGGCGGGCTCCGGCGTGGCAACGTTTGGCATACCGGGATCGGCGGGCGTGCCGGAGGAAACGGCGCACTTTACGCTGGCTCTGCCATTTAACGATATAGAGGCGGTGGAAGAAGCCTTTGCCAAACATGCGGGCGAGATTGCCTGCGTGATTGTGGAGCCGGTTGTGGGTAACATGGGCTGCGTCCCTGCGAAGACGGGCTATCTCCAGTTTCTACGCGAGATTACGGCTCGCACCGGGGCGCTGTTGATCTTCGATGAAGTCATGACGGGCTTCCGCGTGGCATTTGGGGGAGCACAGGCGCTCTACGACATCACTCCCGACCTGACCACCCTGGGCAAGATTATCGGTGGCGGATTGCCCTGCGGAGCCTTCGGCGGCCGCGCGGAGATTATGAATCTGCTGGCACCGCTGGGGCCGGTATACCAGGCAGGAACGCTGAGCGGAAACCCGCTAGCCATGGCCGCCGGAATCGCGACGCTCGAGTATCTGGAAGCGCACGAAGCGGAGATCTACGCGCGGCTGGAAGCAGCCAGCGCGGCAGTGGTGGATGGGGTAGCCGCCGAAGCGAAGAAGTCTGGCCTCGCGGTGACCGCAAACCGCGTGGGAGCGATGTTTACCTGGTTCTTTACCCCCGGCCCGGTGACCGACTTCGCAACCGCAGCCGCATCGGACACCGCGATTTTTGGGCGATTCCATCGCGCCATGCTGGATGCGGGTGTATGGCTGCCGCCCTCGCAGTTTGAAGCAGCGTTTCTCGGGACGGCGCACACGGATGCCGATATCGCATTCACCATCGAGGCGGCGAGAGAGGCATTCAAAGTGGTCCGGGAGGGGTAG
- a CDS encoding polysaccharide deacetylase family protein, giving the protein MLPELAITGAAAGLAAGGYAYAAMWPTSQIFGRTIVAGHDPSQLALTYDDGPNDPWTYKLLEVLEQNNVRATFFFIGRFVRQRPQIARAVANAGHLIGNHTMTHPVLLFEKPAHVREEIEECNQALEDTLGQPVRYFRPPHGARRPDVLATAHKLGLTPVLWNVMGHDWDAPSPESVERRVVRGVAANQSRNRGSNILLHDGGQQGIGQNRSSSVIATQALLARYKPLGFRFITPEAWHVGEPSARP; this is encoded by the coding sequence ATGCTGCCTGAACTGGCGATCACGGGAGCGGCGGCTGGACTTGCGGCGGGAGGCTATGCCTATGCCGCCATGTGGCCAACCTCGCAAATCTTCGGCCGCACGATTGTCGCGGGACACGATCCCTCCCAACTCGCCTTGACCTACGACGATGGCCCCAATGATCCCTGGACTTACAAGCTGTTAGAAGTCCTTGAGCAGAACAATGTGCGCGCCACCTTCTTCTTCATCGGGCGCTTTGTCCGCCAGCGTCCGCAGATCGCCCGCGCCGTGGCGAATGCCGGACACTTGATCGGCAATCACACCATGACGCATCCCGTGTTGCTCTTTGAAAAGCCCGCCCACGTGCGCGAAGAGATCGAGGAGTGCAATCAGGCGCTGGAGGATACCCTCGGCCAGCCCGTTCGCTACTTTCGGCCTCCCCACGGCGCCCGTCGGCCAGACGTGCTCGCGACTGCCCATAAGCTTGGCCTGACGCCCGTCCTGTGGAACGTGATGGGCCACGATTGGGATGCGCCCAGCCCCGAATCCGTCGAGCGGCGTGTCGTCCGCGGTGTTGCTGCAAATCAAAGCCGCAACCGCGGCAGCAACATCCTGTTGCACGACGGAGGCCAGCAGGGAATCGGCCAGAACCGCTCCTCCTCCGTCATCGCCACACAGGCGCTGCTGGCCCGCTACAAGCCACTGGGCTTCCGCTTCATCACGCCAGAGGCCTGGCATGTGGGCGAGCCGTCCGCCAGGCCGTAG
- a CDS encoding deoxynucleoside kinase — translation MANLFDPPHFIAIEGPIRVGKSTLAEILADTLRARRIVEPEHNPFLEEFYTGKKSSAFETQMWFLMERYEQMLRESTLGFEGTAVADYIFEKDKIFAYINLTDEELNLYNRYYNMFREKMPTPDLVIYLQASPEILKQRVRRKGVSGERAISDDYLEQVIAAYEHFFFHYTSSDLLVVNTSDIDFVNNNADLQMLLKRLSEPIKGTQYFLPLGTERQI, via the coding sequence ATGGCCAACTTGTTTGATCCGCCGCATTTTATTGCCATCGAGGGTCCAATCCGCGTGGGGAAATCCACGCTGGCGGAGATCCTGGCAGATACGCTGCGGGCACGGCGCATCGTAGAGCCGGAGCACAATCCCTTTCTGGAAGAGTTTTATACCGGCAAAAAGTCGAGCGCGTTCGAAACGCAGATGTGGTTCCTGATGGAACGCTACGAGCAGATGCTGCGCGAAAGCACTCTGGGCTTTGAAGGCACGGCGGTAGCGGACTACATCTTTGAGAAGGATAAGATCTTCGCCTACATCAACCTGACGGACGAAGAGCTGAATCTTTATAACCGCTACTACAACATGTTCCGCGAGAAGATGCCGACGCCGGACCTGGTGATCTATCTGCAGGCTTCGCCGGAGATTTTGAAACAGCGGGTACGGCGTAAAGGTGTCAGCGGAGAACGGGCCATCAGCGACGACTATCTGGAGCAGGTGATCGCAGCGTATGAGCACTTCTTCTTTCATTACACATCGAGCGACCTGCTGGTGGTGAATACCTCGGACATCGACTTTGTGAACAACAATGCCGATCTCCAGATGCTACTGAAGCGGCTCTCCGAACCGATCAAGGGAACGCAATACTTTTTGCCCCTGGGGACAGAGAGGCAGATTTAA
- the panB gene encoding 3-methyl-2-oxobutanoate hydroxymethyltransferase: MSISHFRGADEAAPALAEIPAKVTSQSLREKKLNGQPISALTAYDYATARLVDEAGIDLILVGDSLAMVVMGYDSTLPVTVDEMLHHTRAVRRAVKRAMLVADMPYGSYHTDLAHGIANAIRFVKEGGAEAVKIEGGENRVELIERLTDAEVPVVGHLGLTPQSVHRMGGYKVQGKSIPAIERLMKDALALEQAGVIAVVLEGIPREVAQQITAELTVPTIGIGAGPDTDGQILVLHDLVNLTFSGRAKFVRQYGDAGTLLREAFAAYRHDVETRSFPSEAESYHLTKETRAMLDAEKVARRKA, encoded by the coding sequence ATGAGTATCTCGCACTTCCGTGGGGCGGATGAAGCCGCTCCAGCCCTGGCGGAGATTCCTGCCAAAGTTACCAGCCAATCACTCAGAGAAAAGAAGCTCAACGGACAGCCGATCTCCGCGCTGACGGCGTATGACTACGCGACCGCGCGCCTGGTGGACGAGGCGGGAATCGATCTGATCCTGGTTGGCGATTCGCTGGCGATGGTGGTGATGGGCTACGACAGCACGCTTCCCGTTACCGTCGACGAAATGCTGCACCACACCAGGGCCGTACGCCGCGCGGTGAAGCGGGCCATGCTGGTCGCCGATATGCCTTACGGCTCCTATCACACAGATCTTGCCCATGGTATTGCCAACGCGATCCGTTTTGTGAAGGAAGGCGGAGCCGAGGCGGTGAAAATCGAGGGCGGCGAGAACCGCGTGGAGCTGATCGAGCGGCTTACCGACGCGGAGGTTCCCGTGGTCGGACACCTTGGGTTAACGCCGCAATCCGTGCACCGGATGGGCGGATACAAGGTGCAGGGCAAGTCCATTCCCGCGATCGAGAGGCTGATGAAGGATGCCCTGGCGCTGGAGCAGGCGGGCGTGATCGCCGTGGTGCTCGAAGGCATTCCGCGAGAAGTCGCACAGCAGATTACGGCCGAGCTGACGGTGCCGACGATTGGCATCGGCGCAGGGCCGGATACCGATGGGCAAATCCTGGTGCTGCATGACCTGGTGAACCTGACTTTCTCCGGGCGGGCGAAGTTTGTGCGCCAGTATGGCGATGCGGGGACGCTCCTGCGCGAGGCATTTGCGGCCTATCGCCATGATGTGGAGACGCGTAGCTTCCCCAGCGAAGCAGAGAGCTATCACCTGACGAAAGAGACGCGGGCAATGCTGGATGCCGAAAAAGTCGCGCGTCGCAAGGCATAG
- the panC gene encoding pantoate--beta-alanine ligase, producing MKTLKTPEEMQAACRDLRRQGKRIGLVPTMGALHAGHLSLVRAARAACDVVAVSIFVNPTQFGPNEDFSNYPRDLERDSALLLAEGVDLVFAPSAEAMYPAGASTFVTVEGISERLDGASRPGHFRGVTTVVSKLLHIVMPQRAFFGQKDAAQVAVLRWMVRDLNLDVELVICPIVREADGLALSSRNVYLDPEHRRQALVLSRAMTRAREVAAAGEHSSAKILQEARAVLASEPAVRIDYLAAVHPETLEDVADLREGALIAVAAYVGPTRLIDNVVIEENS from the coding sequence ATGAAGACCCTGAAGACACCGGAAGAAATGCAGGCAGCCTGCCGCGATTTACGCAGGCAAGGCAAGCGAATTGGGCTGGTGCCGACGATGGGGGCCTTGCACGCGGGGCACCTCTCGCTGGTTCGCGCGGCGCGTGCGGCCTGCGATGTGGTTGCCGTGTCGATCTTCGTAAATCCCACGCAATTTGGCCCCAACGAAGACTTTTCGAACTATCCGCGCGACCTTGAGAGGGACAGCGCACTGCTTCTGGCGGAGGGCGTTGACCTGGTGTTCGCGCCTTCGGCCGAAGCGATGTATCCCGCGGGGGCGAGCACGTTTGTGACGGTGGAAGGGATAAGCGAGCGGCTGGATGGCGCTTCGCGGCCCGGCCATTTTCGCGGCGTGACAACAGTGGTGAGCAAGCTCCTGCACATCGTCATGCCGCAGCGAGCCTTCTTTGGCCAGAAGGACGCGGCACAGGTTGCAGTGCTGCGCTGGATGGTACGCGATCTGAATCTCGACGTGGAACTCGTGATCTGCCCCATCGTGCGCGAGGCGGATGGGCTGGCCCTGAGTTCGCGCAATGTGTATCTGGACCCGGAACATCGGCGGCAGGCGCTCGTGTTGAGCCGGGCCATGACTCGCGCACGCGAGGTTGCCGCAGCCGGGGAACACAGCAGCGCAAAGATTCTGCAGGAGGCGCGGGCAGTTCTCGCAAGCGAACCAGCGGTTCGCATCGACTACCTTGCCGCGGTGCATCCGGAGACGCTGGAAGACGTAGCGGATCTGCGGGAGGGCGCGCTGATCGCGGTCGCAGCCTATGTGGGGCCGACGCGGCTAATCGACAATGTAGTAATAGAAGAGAACAGTTGA
- a CDS encoding DNA-3-methyladenine glycosylase, whose translation MLREKEALPLPRSFYNASPEVVARKLLGRILVARSGGFQLAGRIVEVEAYLGVTDPAAHAFSGITPRNAVLFGEPGHAYVYFIYGMYSCLNVSCEPQGKAGCVLFRALEPLHLSVSNGDAGDPSAEEVLRRNRGLAPLAPARLIASGPGRLSQAFGITRASHNGVDLTSPASPLQIVDDDFRAGEIVATPRIGIRKAVEHPLRFYLAGNAFVSGKVSGRR comes from the coding sequence ATGCTGCGGGAGAAAGAGGCGCTGCCGCTGCCGCGAAGTTTCTATAACGCGTCCCCTGAGGTAGTGGCACGTAAGCTGCTGGGCAGAATTCTCGTCGCCAGGAGCGGCGGTTTCCAACTCGCCGGGCGCATCGTAGAGGTGGAAGCTTACCTCGGCGTCACGGATCCCGCGGCTCACGCATTCTCCGGCATCACTCCACGCAACGCGGTCCTCTTTGGCGAGCCGGGTCATGCCTACGTATACTTCATCTATGGCATGTACTCCTGCCTCAATGTCTCCTGCGAGCCGCAGGGCAAGGCAGGTTGTGTACTTTTCCGTGCGCTTGAGCCGCTGCATCTTTCCGTGTCGAACGGAGATGCGGGCGACCCTTCTGCAGAAGAAGTTCTGCGGCGCAACCGCGGGCTAGCTCCTTTAGCGCCCGCCCGGCTCATCGCCTCCGGGCCCGGCCGCTTGTCCCAGGCATTCGGCATCACCCGCGCCAGCCACAACGGCGTGGATCTAACTTCGCCAGCTTCACCACTACAGATTGTCGATGACGATTTTCGCGCCGGGGAGATCGTTGCCACTCCCCGCATCGGGATCCGCAAAGCGGTCGAGCATCCGCTACGCTTCTATCTGGCTGGAAACGCCTTCGTGTCCGGCAAAGTGTCTGGCCGGCGCTGA
- the bcp gene encoding thioredoxin-dependent thiol peroxidase, with translation MEVHDKVEFTLQDEQEHTVHLSDFSGKPVILFFYPRADTPGCTIEACGFRDTFKKLQKAGAIVLGISRDTPAAQKKFKEKYDLPYPLLADVDEVVCKQFGVLKEKNMYGKKVMGIERTTFLIGPDQRILKIFPKVKPEGHAEEVLAALKEEKIA, from the coding sequence ATGGAAGTGCATGACAAGGTTGAGTTCACTCTACAGGATGAGCAGGAACACACCGTCCATCTATCGGATTTCTCTGGAAAGCCAGTTATCCTCTTCTTCTATCCTAGGGCCGACACTCCCGGCTGCACAATTGAGGCATGCGGCTTTCGCGATACCTTCAAGAAGCTGCAGAAGGCCGGCGCAATCGTGCTCGGCATCTCGCGCGATACGCCCGCGGCACAGAAGAAGTTCAAAGAGAAATACGATCTCCCTTATCCACTCCTTGCAGATGTAGACGAAGTGGTCTGCAAACAGTTTGGCGTTTTGAAAGAAAAGAATATGTATGGCAAAAAAGTGATGGGCATCGAGCGCACGACGTTCCTCATCGGCCCCGATCAGCGAATCCTCAAGATCTTCCCCAAGGTTAAGCCGGAAGGGCACGCCGAAGAGGTTCTGGCGGCTCTCAAGGAAGAGAAGATCGCCTGA
- a CDS encoding efflux transporter outer membrane subunit, which produces MRAFLLSIGSLAVCALAGCTVGPNYHRPAAPAPPAFKEQQPPPNPPDGTWKQAQPEDAAHRGKWWEIYGDPQLNSLEEQVVVSNQTLRAATERYLAAQEQVRVARADAYPALSVGADAQRLHPSQRRAVYVPGSKTNYGDLVLQGQATWEPDLWGRVRRSVEAAKANAQASAADLAGVELSLRSELALDYFQLRGLDLQKQLLDSTVADYEGSLELTQRRFHGGVASDSDVAQAETQLRSTRSQAIDVGVARAQFEHAIATLVGVPASSFSLAAAPLNLPLPAVPAGLPSQLLERRPDVAAAERRVQAANAQIGLAISAYYPNITLGGNGGFESGGISTLIQGPGALWSLGASASELLFDAGRRHALTQQSRDLYEATASDYRESVLNSFQEVEDSLAALRLLDEESRSERDAVTSAERSLTISNNRYTGGVTGYLEVLTAQTAKLTNQRSAADITTRQFAASVRLIRAIGGGWDASQLPRP; this is translated from the coding sequence ATGAGGGCTTTTCTCCTCTCCATCGGATCCCTGGCGGTGTGTGCGCTGGCGGGCTGCACCGTTGGCCCCAACTATCATCGCCCTGCCGCCCCTGCGCCTCCAGCATTCAAAGAGCAGCAACCCCCTCCCAATCCGCCGGACGGAACATGGAAGCAGGCGCAGCCGGAAGACGCCGCCCATCGCGGCAAGTGGTGGGAGATTTATGGCGATCCACAGCTCAATTCTCTTGAGGAGCAGGTCGTCGTCTCCAACCAGACACTGCGTGCGGCAACCGAGCGCTACCTCGCCGCGCAGGAGCAGGTTCGCGTAGCTCGCGCCGATGCTTATCCCGCGCTCTCCGTTGGAGCAGATGCGCAGCGGCTGCATCCGTCGCAGCGGCGCGCGGTCTACGTGCCCGGATCGAAGACGAATTACGGCGACCTCGTGCTCCAGGGGCAGGCCACGTGGGAACCGGATTTGTGGGGCCGCGTACGACGCAGCGTCGAAGCCGCAAAGGCCAATGCCCAGGCCAGTGCAGCCGATCTCGCCGGCGTGGAACTCAGCCTGCGATCCGAGCTTGCGCTGGACTACTTCCAGCTTCGCGGTCTTGACCTGCAAAAGCAGTTGCTGGATTCCACGGTCGCGGATTACGAGGGGTCTCTTGAGCTGACGCAGCGCCGCTTTCATGGCGGCGTCGCTTCCGACTCCGACGTGGCTCAGGCCGAGACGCAACTGCGCAGCACGCGCTCGCAGGCAATCGATGTAGGTGTGGCGCGGGCACAGTTTGAGCACGCTATCGCTACCCTTGTCGGAGTGCCTGCATCGAGCTTTTCGCTGGCCGCGGCCCCGCTCAATCTACCGCTTCCCGCCGTTCCTGCCGGTCTGCCTTCTCAGTTGCTCGAGCGCCGGCCGGATGTCGCTGCTGCCGAGCGCCGTGTACAGGCCGCCAATGCGCAGATCGGGCTTGCCATCTCCGCCTACTATCCCAACATTACCCTCGGTGGCAACGGCGGTTTTGAGTCCGGGGGCATCAGCACATTGATCCAGGGCCCCGGAGCCCTATGGTCGTTGGGCGCCTCCGCCTCGGAGTTGCTCTTCGACGCTGGCCGCCGCCATGCCCTCACGCAGCAGTCGCGTGACCTCTACGAGGCCACCGCCTCTGACTACCGGGAGAGCGTTCTCAATTCGTTTCAGGAGGTGGAAGATAGCCTCGCCGCCCTGCGACTCCTCGATGAGGAATCGCGCAGCGAGCGCGATGCAGTCACCTCGGCAGAACGATCTCTGACGATCTCCAACAATCGCTACACAGGTGGAGTCACCGGATACCTTGAAGTGCTGACGGCACAAACCGCGAAGTTGACCAACCAGCGCTCCGCTGCGGACATCACCACTCGTCAGTTTGCCGCCAGCGTGCGCCTGATCCGCGCCATTGGTGGTGGGTGGGATGCGAGCCAGTTGCCAAGGCCGTAA
- a CDS encoding efflux RND transporter periplasmic adaptor subunit — MNQHEMSERPSSQQSLSPRRALWAVVVLLCVAVIVAISGIVPRLRARTVLRDQTIALAAPTVLIAPPMPGYPQQEVQLPGSLSAYTDASINARTSGYLQKWYFDIGAHVKKGQLLAVLSTPELDQQLQQAQGELAVAQANATVAQANATRYRDLLKTNSVSVQDTENFESQAKATSSTVSSLQANVRRLKELQSFERIYAPFDGVITARNVDVGELVDAGAGKELFHLSAVETLRVYVNVPQVYSLSMKPQLPAELTLIEYPNRKFAAHLVRTSNAIDPSSRTLLVEFDVENRKRELMPGAFAQVRFRVKPDGPSVIIPVSALIFRSEGLRVAVVGDGDRVHLVPITMGEDDGKFVQIIGGLDSNARVVQDPPDSLVEGEKVNVVERPKSQEAAPSAAGEKK, encoded by the coding sequence ATGAACCAGCACGAAATGAGCGAGCGGCCATCGAGTCAACAGAGCCTCTCCCCTCGTCGCGCCCTCTGGGCGGTTGTTGTCCTGCTATGTGTAGCAGTCATTGTGGCGATTTCAGGCATCGTGCCTCGCCTTCGCGCGAGAACGGTACTCCGCGACCAGACGATTGCCCTTGCCGCACCCACCGTTCTGATCGCTCCGCCGATGCCCGGATATCCTCAGCAGGAGGTCCAGCTGCCCGGCAGCCTCAGCGCTTACACGGACGCGTCCATCAATGCGCGTACCAGCGGCTATCTGCAGAAGTGGTACTTCGACATCGGCGCCCATGTGAAGAAGGGCCAGTTGCTCGCGGTTCTCAGTACACCGGAGCTGGATCAGCAGCTTCAACAGGCACAGGGAGAGCTTGCTGTGGCACAAGCCAACGCCACCGTTGCGCAGGCCAATGCCACCCGTTACCGGGACCTGCTGAAGACCAATTCGGTGTCTGTGCAGGACACGGAAAACTTCGAGAGCCAGGCCAAGGCGACCAGTTCGACGGTCAGCTCCCTGCAGGCAAATGTGCGGAGGCTGAAAGAGCTTCAGTCCTTCGAGCGTATCTACGCCCCTTTTGATGGAGTCATCACCGCGCGCAATGTAGATGTGGGCGAACTTGTCGATGCCGGTGCAGGGAAGGAGCTCTTCCACCTTTCTGCCGTTGAGACGCTTCGTGTCTATGTGAATGTGCCCCAGGTCTATTCGCTCAGCATGAAGCCGCAACTGCCGGCGGAGCTCACCCTCATCGAGTACCCCAATCGAAAGTTCGCCGCGCACCTGGTCCGGACCTCCAATGCAATCGATCCAAGTTCCCGCACCTTACTGGTTGAGTTCGATGTGGAGAATCGCAAGCGGGAGCTGATGCCTGGCGCCTTCGCGCAAGTGCGCTTCAGAGTGAAGCCGGATGGGCCATCCGTGATCATTCCTGTTTCCGCTCTCATCTTCCGTTCCGAGGGCCTGCGCGTCGCGGTCGTGGGAGACGGCGACCGCGTGCATCTCGTACCCATCACCATGGGCGAAGACGACGGGAAATTCGTGCAGATTATCGGTGGGCTCGACAGCAATGCCCGAGTCGTCCAGGATCCGCCCGACTCTCTGGTGGAAGGCGAAAAGGTAAATGTTGTGGAGCGTCCCAAGTCTCAGGAGGCTGCACCCAGCGCAGCAGGAGAGAAAAAGTGA